In Vagococcus hydrophili, one DNA window encodes the following:
- a CDS encoding DUF1116 domain-containing protein, whose amino-acid sequence MNFKTIEEANQAVIDKVVQSAPFLLDVVPAKSVIPDLNKKMLLHAGPPIKWEDMTDPMQGSCVGAVLFEEWADNEEDARKMLASGEVEFSPCHHHNAVGPMGGITSANMPVFVVENKSEGNTAYCTMNEGIGAVLRFGAYSEEVVTRLRWMRDTLGPVLSKALLTMEDGVNINVLVAKAIAMGDEFHQRNIAASLAFYKELGPIITTLDITEKEKQEVSQFLADTDQFFLNVMMAASKAVMDGARTVTEGTIVTAMCRNGKDFGIRISGMGDEWFTGPVNTPQGLYFAGYSGEDANKDIGDSAITETFGVGGMAMIAAPAVTRFVGSGGFYDALNTSNEMSEICMSQNPNFPVPTWDFRGICLGIDARLVVEKGITPVINTGIAHKKAGIGQIGAGTVNPPVSCFEKAIQAYAKKLGM is encoded by the coding sequence ATGAATTTTAAAACAATAGAAGAAGCCAATCAAGCAGTCATTGATAAAGTGGTTCAATCAGCACCTTTCTTATTAGATGTTGTCCCTGCTAAATCAGTGATTCCAGATTTAAATAAAAAAATGTTACTTCATGCAGGTCCTCCAATTAAATGGGAAGACATGACTGATCCAATGCAAGGTTCTTGTGTGGGAGCTGTTCTTTTTGAAGAATGGGCTGATAATGAAGAGGATGCTCGCAAGATGTTAGCCTCAGGTGAAGTCGAATTTTCTCCTTGTCACCACCACAATGCAGTGGGACCAATGGGCGGAATTACTTCTGCTAACATGCCAGTTTTTGTGGTAGAAAACAAATCAGAAGGAAATACAGCTTACTGTACAATGAATGAAGGAATTGGAGCAGTTCTACGTTTTGGGGCTTACTCTGAAGAAGTTGTCACTCGCTTACGATGGATGAGAGACACATTAGGACCAGTTTTAAGCAAAGCTCTTTTAACCATGGAAGACGGCGTGAATATCAATGTGTTAGTAGCTAAAGCGATTGCGATGGGAGATGAGTTTCACCAACGTAATATTGCAGCGTCTCTTGCTTTCTACAAAGAATTAGGACCGATTATCACCACTTTAGATATTACTGAAAAAGAAAAACAAGAAGTCTCTCAATTCTTAGCAGACACAGATCAATTTTTCTTGAATGTCATGATGGCAGCTAGTAAAGCCGTTATGGATGGCGCTAGAACGGTGACTGAAGGAACGATCGTTACAGCAATGTGTCGTAACGGAAAAGACTTTGGTATCCGTATTAGTGGCATGGGCGATGAGTGGTTCACAGGACCAGTTAACACTCCTCAAGGTCTTTATTTTGCCGGTTACAGTGGGGAAGACGCTAATAAAGATATTGGGGACTCTGCGATTACAGAAACATTTGGTGTTGGTGGTATGGCGATGATTGCTGCACCTGCTGTAACACGTTTTGTTGGTTCAGGTGGTTTCTATGACGCTCTTAATACATCAAACGAAATGTCTGAAATTTGTATGAGTCAAAATCCAAACTTCCCTGTACCTACTTGGGACTTTAGAGGGATTTGTTTAGGTATTGACGCAAGACTTGTGGTTGAAAAAGGCATTACACCAGTTATCAATACAGGGATTGCTCATAAAAAAGCGGGAATCGGACAAATTGGTGCAGGAACTGTTAATCCACCTGTGTCATGTTTTGAAAAAGCGATTCAAGCTTATGCTAAAAAATTAGGTATGTAA
- a CDS encoding alpha/beta hydrolase family protein gives MTSTFIYHSYKNLPLKATLHTPTNESKKGLILYFHGGGLIFGNRNDLPMPYIKELTQAGYSLLALDYPLVPEVKLDVIMTCLETGIQNLAQMPELKHERVDHLIYFGRSAGAYLALQLANSPCLKAPKQIISFYGYYSLEEPLLTMPSEHYKEYKIVPFMTAHSLIQKTPIAEFPIEERFPIYLSYRQTGTWIKELLGRKNSASDFSLTKENLAQLPPTFIAASYTDQDVPFQISQEMSQLIPQTQTFFVENMPHDFDSNLAFNEGINAYQSVISWLDNLNT, from the coding sequence ATGACTTCAACATTTATATACCATAGTTATAAAAATTTACCCTTAAAAGCTACCCTCCATACACCAACAAATGAATCAAAGAAAGGACTAATCCTCTATTTTCACGGCGGTGGGCTGATTTTTGGGAATCGAAACGATTTGCCAATGCCTTATATTAAAGAACTAACTCAAGCAGGTTACTCACTTTTAGCCTTAGATTATCCACTTGTCCCAGAAGTTAAGCTTGATGTGATAATGACTTGTTTAGAAACAGGAATCCAAAATTTAGCCCAGATGCCTGAATTAAAGCATGAAAGAGTCGATCATTTAATTTACTTTGGTCGTTCTGCCGGTGCTTACTTGGCTTTACAATTAGCCAACTCGCCTTGTCTTAAGGCACCTAAACAAATCATTTCTTTTTATGGCTACTATTCTTTAGAAGAACCTCTTCTAACAATGCCTAGTGAACATTATAAAGAATATAAAATCGTTCCTTTTATGACGGCTCATTCATTGATTCAAAAAACGCCCATCGCAGAATTTCCTATTGAAGAGCGCTTTCCTATCTACTTGTCTTACCGTCAAACTGGAACGTGGATCAAAGAATTATTAGGCCGAAAAAACAGTGCTTCTGATTTTAGTTTAACGAAAGAAAATTTAGCTCAGTTACCACCTACTTTTATCGCAGCTAGTTACACAGATCAAGATGTCCCTTTTCAGATTAGCCAAGAGATGAGTCAACTTATCCCTCAAACTCAAACTTTCTTTGTGGAGAATATGCCCCATGACTTTGATAGTAATCTTGCCTTTAATGAAGGGATAAATGCCTATCAATCAGTTATTTCTTGGTTAGATAATTTAAATACCTAA
- a CDS encoding PucR family transcriptional regulator: protein MTILKDILPVPRFSDFKLLTTIETTEIELKNVDISETPDIADFTSSHTLVLTTAMVYKDNQNGLKELIDSLVSINSAGLGIKVGRFIDEIDQEIIDYANEKSLAIIEIPVTHRLGSVLQKFSSFINQSKTEQISYALDIQKQFSNLILNDASLSKIVSEFNHSVNCPIILLDPFKEVISSSRDITELNLPPKEIVKRLKKQKAFGIEQQTSSKFVDLGENNQVEVAVYPIKSNNYFPYYLIIISPENIPYPVSEFAIDQALLVLSFVLLKNDKVLESKKQIKSDYFLNLIERQQHNLIDEKNWLSYDTNFGVQLSQFYQIVYVTMDTTLSNSYKIKLNEEKMKLAYQWLEKKVTHFFNDALIFPEKNSSHLIIMLQNKISQRQVTDSLIQLAGQLKEVLPIDLLFSCGQLCQSIDTISTSLVEAKIIFEEGKHKKNINSVSFYKSKGILNLFDSMQPEEIRYFCQKLLKELAFPSESMYIELRKTLKTFLNNQCEITKTANELFIHRNTVKYRIDNCEEILGLDITSPENSLNLRLALELSEQ from the coding sequence GTGACTATCTTAAAGGATATTCTTCCCGTCCCTAGATTTTCCGATTTTAAATTATTAACCACCATTGAAACAACCGAAATTGAATTAAAGAATGTAGATATTAGTGAAACACCTGATATTGCTGATTTTACATCAAGTCACACCCTTGTTTTAACTACAGCAATGGTTTATAAAGACAACCAAAACGGATTGAAGGAATTAATTGATTCTCTGGTTTCTATTAATTCTGCTGGGTTAGGTATAAAAGTTGGCCGTTTTATTGATGAAATTGACCAAGAAATCATTGACTATGCTAATGAAAAATCATTAGCTATTATTGAGATTCCTGTCACTCACCGGTTAGGTAGTGTTCTACAAAAATTTTCTAGTTTCATTAATCAATCTAAAACAGAACAAATTAGTTATGCCTTAGACATTCAAAAACAATTTTCCAACCTTATTTTAAACGATGCCAGTTTATCTAAAATTGTTTCTGAATTCAATCATAGTGTCAATTGCCCCATCATTCTATTAGACCCATTTAAGGAAGTCATTTCTTCTTCACGGGATATTACTGAGTTAAACTTACCACCTAAAGAAATTGTGAAACGATTAAAAAAACAAAAAGCCTTTGGTATTGAGCAACAAACTTCAAGTAAATTTGTGGATTTAGGTGAAAATAATCAAGTCGAAGTAGCGGTTTACCCAATTAAAAGCAATAATTACTTCCCTTACTATTTAATTATCATTTCGCCTGAAAATATTCCCTATCCTGTTTCTGAATTTGCTATTGATCAAGCCTTACTTGTTCTAAGTTTTGTTTTATTGAAAAATGACAAAGTTTTAGAATCCAAAAAACAAATCAAAAGTGATTACTTTCTAAATTTAATCGAAAGACAACAGCATAATTTAATTGATGAAAAAAATTGGCTGAGCTATGATACAAATTTTGGCGTTCAACTCTCTCAGTTTTATCAGATTGTCTACGTTACGATGGATACCACACTTTCAAATAGCTATAAGATAAAATTAAATGAAGAAAAGATGAAATTAGCCTACCAGTGGTTAGAAAAGAAAGTCACTCATTTCTTTAATGATGCGTTGATTTTCCCTGAAAAAAATAGTTCTCATTTAATCATTATGCTTCAAAATAAAATTTCTCAGCGACAAGTAACGGATTCATTAATTCAACTAGCAGGTCAATTAAAAGAAGTTCTACCTATTGATTTACTATTTTCATGTGGACAGCTTTGTCAGTCTATTGATACGATCTCGACTTCTCTTGTTGAAGCAAAAATCATTTTTGAAGAAGGGAAGCATAAAAAAAATATCAATTCAGTTAGTTTTTACAAATCAAAAGGTATTCTAAACTTGTTTGATAGTATGCAACCAGAAGAAATTCGTTACTTTTGTCAAAAGCTTCTTAAAGAACTAGCCTTTCCTAGCGAAAGTATGTACATTGAACTTAGGAAGACACTAAAAACATTTCTAAACAATCAGTGTGAGATTACTAAAACTGCCAATGAGTTGTTTATTCATCGAAACACTGTAAAATATCGAATCGATAATTGCGAAGAAATATTAGGTCTTGATATTACCTCACCAGAAAATAGTTTGAATTTACGACTTGCTTTAGAACTATCCGAACAATAA
- the allD gene encoding ureidoglycolate dehydrogenase, with product MSEELVYLNKEELQSLMQTKLEKAGLKESHAKEVANHLTYADLRGVHSHGTVRVEYYAERIAKGGTTIDPAFRFEKTGPSTGVFHADNAIGHVAAKEALGYGIEMAKETGVAIVGVSKMGHSGMLSYYVDLAAQNDLVALAVCQSDPMAVPFGGTKPYFGTNPIAFSAPTNDARPIIFDMATTVQAWGKILDARSKNMPIPNTWAVDENGEATTDANKVNGLLPISGPKGYGLMMMVDILSGSLLGLPFGQHVSSMYSDLSKGRDLGQLFILINPSYFTELDQFKQNLSQMIQELHDNKAAPGFDQVYYPGELSEIRQQEHETSGVPVAKSIYDYLVSDAVHFDRYDHSDAFAETEK from the coding sequence ATGAGTGAAGAATTAGTTTATTTAAATAAAGAAGAACTACAAAGTTTAATGCAAACGAAACTTGAAAAAGCAGGCTTAAAAGAATCACACGCTAAAGAAGTGGCGAATCATTTAACTTATGCTGATTTAAGAGGGGTGCATTCTCACGGAACAGTTCGTGTGGAGTACTATGCTGAGCGAATCGCAAAAGGTGGAACAACCATTGATCCAGCATTCAGATTTGAGAAAACGGGACCAAGTACGGGAGTATTTCATGCTGATAATGCCATCGGTCACGTTGCTGCTAAAGAAGCTTTAGGTTACGGCATTGAGATGGCAAAAGAAACTGGAGTTGCGATCGTTGGTGTTTCTAAAATGGGACATAGCGGGATGTTATCTTACTACGTTGATTTAGCCGCTCAAAATGATCTTGTGGCATTAGCTGTTTGTCAGTCGGATCCAATGGCAGTGCCTTTTGGTGGAACTAAGCCTTATTTTGGGACTAATCCGATTGCTTTTAGTGCACCGACCAACGATGCGCGACCAATTATTTTTGATATGGCAACAACGGTTCAAGCATGGGGAAAAATTTTAGATGCTCGCAGTAAAAACATGCCAATTCCTAATACTTGGGCGGTCGATGAAAACGGAGAAGCCACAACAGATGCCAATAAGGTAAATGGCTTATTACCAATTTCTGGTCCTAAAGGATATGGACTTATGATGATGGTTGATATTTTATCAGGATCATTATTAGGATTGCCATTTGGACAACACGTCTCATCAATGTATTCGGATTTATCTAAGGGTCGTGATTTGGGGCAATTATTTATCTTGATTAATCCAAGTTATTTCACAGAATTAGATCAATTCAAACAAAATTTATCTCAAATGATTCAAGAATTACATGATAATAAAGCCGCACCAGGATTTGATCAAGTTTACTATCCAGGGGAGCTTTCAGAAATTCGCCAGCAAGAACACGAAACCAGTGGTGTTCCTGTTGCCAAAAGTATTTATGATTACTTAGTCAGTGATGCGGTTCATTTTGACCGTTACGATCATTCTGATGCTTTTGCAGAAACTGAGAAATAA
- the fdrA gene encoding acyl-CoA synthetase FdrA, whose translation MLQTIIMKNSYQDSVVLMLLTSKLNQLAEVERVSIMMGTPSNIDIFRASGFDTPELDEATSNDMIVMLEVASEDDKENVLNMIETELSSTNDGGGAVEEKINSWEKALKKAPDANVALISIPGEYAALEIEKAIDNGLHAFVFSDNVPIKEEARLKAKAHEKGLIVMGPDCGTGVIHSLPLAFTNNNRKGKIGIIGASGTGIQEVTTLIHRYGQGVTNAIGTGGRDLSTAVGAVSMIDSIVALNNDPDTEVIVVISKPPAKEIEARVLDVLRKVEKPVVTLFLGSKPVAHEEGLYHAYTLEEAAQLGTKLMNKEEVVYAPLPAKEVSLSESEGIKGYYSGGTLAYEAAFLLSDALKLSKENTSEGYTLKSDLHEVIDLGDDMYTKGKPHPMIDPEIRIEKIKSVVNQPETAVVVFDVVLGYGAHEDMASALKPAIVEAKAASDVTFVSVVVGTDEDRQNMDNQIAILEEIGVIVCENNVQALQTALRVVGSELIFEPKEVKAKEASTLKELPEVSESLAKLISETPKIINIGLQSFTESIVDNKGEVVHFEWRPSAGGNVELQKVLYFLNQFEFNAK comes from the coding sequence ATGCTTCAAACAATAATAATGAAAAATAGTTATCAAGACTCTGTTGTTTTGATGCTTTTAACAAGTAAATTAAATCAATTAGCAGAAGTTGAAAGAGTGTCAATCATGATGGGAACACCTTCAAATATTGATATCTTTAGAGCAAGTGGCTTTGACACACCAGAATTAGATGAAGCAACAAGTAACGACATGATTGTGATGCTTGAAGTAGCATCAGAAGACGACAAAGAAAACGTCTTAAACATGATTGAAACAGAGTTGAGTAGTACAAATGACGGCGGTGGTGCTGTTGAAGAGAAAATCAATTCATGGGAAAAAGCTTTGAAAAAAGCACCAGACGCCAATGTTGCTTTAATCTCAATTCCAGGTGAATATGCTGCTTTAGAAATTGAAAAAGCAATTGATAATGGTTTACACGCTTTTGTTTTTAGTGACAATGTGCCGATTAAAGAAGAAGCCAGGTTAAAAGCGAAAGCTCATGAAAAAGGCTTAATAGTAATGGGACCAGATTGTGGAACAGGCGTGATTCATAGCTTGCCACTTGCGTTTACTAACAACAATCGTAAAGGAAAAATCGGCATTATCGGTGCTTCTGGAACTGGTATTCAAGAAGTAACAACTTTAATTCACCGTTATGGACAAGGTGTGACGAATGCTATTGGAACAGGTGGACGAGATTTATCAACGGCTGTTGGAGCTGTTTCAATGATTGATAGTATTGTGGCTCTTAACAACGATCCAGATACAGAAGTCATTGTGGTTATTTCAAAACCACCAGCAAAAGAAATCGAAGCACGTGTTTTAGATGTGTTAAGAAAAGTTGAGAAACCAGTTGTTACATTATTCCTAGGTTCAAAACCTGTGGCTCATGAAGAAGGGTTATACCATGCGTATACCTTAGAAGAAGCCGCTCAACTTGGAACAAAATTAATGAACAAAGAAGAAGTTGTTTACGCTCCTCTTCCTGCTAAAGAAGTTTCATTGAGTGAGTCTGAAGGAATCAAAGGTTATTATTCAGGTGGTACGTTAGCTTATGAAGCGGCCTTTTTATTAAGTGATGCCCTTAAGTTATCAAAAGAGAACACATCAGAAGGTTACACGTTAAAATCAGACCTTCATGAAGTGATTGATTTAGGGGATGATATGTATACCAAAGGGAAACCACATCCAATGATTGATCCTGAAATCCGTATTGAGAAAATCAAATCCGTTGTAAACCAACCTGAAACTGCCGTTGTAGTATTTGATGTGGTTCTTGGTTATGGTGCTCATGAAGATATGGCAAGTGCCTTGAAACCAGCGATTGTTGAAGCAAAAGCAGCGAGTGATGTTACTTTTGTGTCCGTTGTTGTTGGAACAGATGAAGACCGTCAAAACATGGACAATCAAATTGCTATTTTAGAAGAGATTGGTGTCATTGTTTGTGAGAATAACGTTCAAGCCTTACAAACTGCTCTTCGTGTCGTAGGTAGTGAATTAATCTTTGAACCAAAAGAAGTGAAAGCAAAAGAAGCGAGTACATTAAAAGAATTACCAGAAGTCTCTGAAAGTTTAGCTAAGTTAATTTCAGAAACACCAAAAATTATCAACATTGGCTTACAAAGTTTTACAGAATCAATTGTCGATAATAAAGGGGAAGTGGTTCATTTTGAATGGCGACCATCTGCTGGTGGTAACGTAGAATTACAAAAAGTCTTGTATTTCTTAAATCAATTTGAATTTAACGCTAAATAG
- the arcC gene encoding carbamate kinase codes for MKKRVVLALGGNAILQPGQAGTYENQKANIETSADSISKIIKAGHELVIVHGNGPQVGQILRQNELAKEEVPVQPLPICSSESQGFIGYMLQESLKNRLPEKNVATVLTMTEVDLKDEAFNHPTKPIGSFYTEEESQKLAEEKGWVMGEDAGRGYRRLVASPEPKQIVEVDVIKTMLENEIVVVSTGGGGIPVAKNAEGKLEGVAAVIDKDSSALRLSKDVASDVLMILTDVPNVYINYGQENQEKLESISIEKAEQYYNEGHFSDGSMGPKMAACIEFAKLGKTAIICALSDAVEALEGTAGTRIVG; via the coding sequence ATGAAAAAACGTGTCGTTTTAGCTTTAGGTGGCAATGCTATTTTACAACCAGGACAAGCAGGAACTTATGAAAATCAAAAAGCTAATATTGAAACAAGTGCAGATAGCATTTCAAAAATAATTAAAGCAGGTCATGAATTAGTGATTGTTCACGGAAACGGACCACAAGTGGGGCAGATTTTACGTCAAAATGAATTAGCAAAAGAAGAAGTTCCTGTTCAACCGTTACCAATTTGTAGCTCAGAATCACAAGGGTTTATCGGGTACATGTTACAAGAATCATTAAAAAACCGTTTGCCAGAAAAAAACGTGGCAACTGTTTTAACCATGACAGAGGTGGATTTAAAAGACGAAGCCTTTAATCATCCAACAAAACCAATCGGCTCTTTTTATACAGAAGAAGAAAGCCAAAAATTAGCTGAGGAAAAAGGTTGGGTAATGGGTGAAGATGCAGGTCGAGGTTACCGACGTTTAGTTGCTTCCCCTGAGCCTAAACAAATTGTTGAAGTAGATGTTATCAAGACAATGTTAGAAAATGAAATCGTTGTAGTCTCAACTGGTGGTGGTGGTATTCCAGTTGCTAAGAATGCAGAAGGTAAACTAGAAGGCGTGGCTGCTGTCATCGATAAAGATTCTTCAGCTTTAAGATTATCAAAAGATGTGGCTTCAGATGTATTAATGATTTTAACGGATGTACCTAATGTTTATATTAATTACGGTCAAGAAAATCAAGAAAAATTAGAAAGCATTAGTATTGAAAAAGCGGAACAATATTACAATGAAGGTCATTTTTCAGATGGTAGTATGGGACCCAAGATGGCAGCTTGTATTGAGTTTGCTAAGTTAGGTAAGACAGCAATTATTTGTGCCTTATCAGATGCAGTAGAGGCTTTAGAAGGAACTGCTGGAACGAGAATTGTAGGATAA
- a CDS encoding pyridoxal-phosphate-dependent aminotransferase family protein, producing the protein MIQPFTTSTRTIMTPGPVEAYPSVLRAMGTPILGQFDPEFLKIMQEVKEMIKIPFQTKNEEAFAIDGTSRSGLEAALIALIEPGDKVLIPSYGRFAYLLAEIAERARAEVILIEKEWDSVFQQEDIIEAIETHQPKIVAMIHGETANGQMQPLDKIGVFCRENNLFFMVDTVATYGGVEIKVDEWQIDIAIAGSQKCVSVPAGLSLVTYNDRVKEVIEARYQLELGLSKEIRNERHISSNYLDLSQLQRYWSHEPINHHTEATSMIYALHEGLRLLLNEGIQESYERHLLNDQAIKAGIEAMGLTFYGDLTTKMPTVTPIMIPKGIDGENVRDMLLNEFGVEIASSFGPLKGKVWRIGNMGYSSRKENVLHVLGALEAALLYQGANINSGKAVQAALEIYLK; encoded by the coding sequence ATGATTCAACCATTCACTACCTCAACAAGAACCATCATGACACCAGGTCCGGTTGAAGCGTATCCGTCTGTGTTAAGAGCGATGGGAACGCCCATTTTAGGACAATTTGATCCAGAATTTTTAAAAATTATGCAAGAAGTCAAAGAGATGATTAAAATCCCTTTTCAAACAAAAAATGAAGAGGCTTTCGCCATTGATGGGACAAGTCGTTCTGGTTTAGAAGCGGCATTGATTGCTTTAATCGAACCAGGTGATAAAGTGTTAATCCCATCATACGGAAGATTTGCTTATCTTTTAGCTGAAATTGCAGAAAGAGCAAGAGCAGAAGTCATACTAATAGAAAAAGAATGGGACAGTGTGTTTCAACAAGAAGATATTATTGAAGCAATCGAAACTCATCAACCAAAAATAGTTGCCATGATTCACGGAGAAACGGCCAATGGTCAAATGCAACCCTTAGATAAAATCGGTGTGTTTTGTCGCGAGAATAATTTGTTTTTTATGGTCGATACAGTCGCAACTTACGGAGGTGTCGAAATAAAAGTGGATGAATGGCAAATCGATATCGCCATTGCCGGTAGTCAAAAATGTGTTAGTGTTCCAGCAGGATTGTCATTAGTCACTTATAATGACCGAGTGAAAGAAGTCATTGAAGCTAGGTATCAACTAGAATTAGGTTTAAGTAAAGAGATTAGAAATGAGCGTCATATTAGTAGTAACTACCTTGATTTAAGTCAGTTACAGCGTTATTGGAGTCATGAACCGATTAATCATCACACAGAAGCCACAAGTATGATTTACGCACTACATGAAGGTTTGCGTCTACTTTTAAATGAAGGGATTCAAGAAAGTTATGAACGTCATTTATTAAATGATCAAGCCATCAAAGCTGGTATCGAGGCAATGGGATTAACATTTTACGGTGATTTAACAACTAAAATGCCCACGGTAACACCGATTATGATTCCTAAAGGGATTGACGGTGAAAATGTTCGTGATATGCTCCTTAATGAATTTGGTGTGGAAATTGCTTCCTCATTTGGACCTTTAAAAGGTAAAGTTTGGCGAATTGGGAATATGGGTTATAGTAGCCGAAAAGAAAATGTCTTACATGTTTTGGGCGCTCTTGAAGCAGCACTCTTATATCAAGGAGCAAACATCAATTCCGGAAAAGCCGTGCAAGCAGCCTTAGAAATCTATCTAAAATAA